A single window of Treponema denticola ATCC 35405 DNA harbors:
- the fabZ gene encoding 3-hydroxyacyl-ACP dehydratase FabZ, whose amino-acid sequence MSVTKDIESLIPHRKPFLFVDEIISADENGSVSEHVFTQDEFFFKGHFPEYPVVPGVILVETMAQAGGAALSFQKIFEEGSLFFLATVDKVKFRSQVKPGDKVRMEVTNLRVSPRMIKQAGKAYVGDTLAAEAEWMCLVGKEA is encoded by the coding sequence ATGAGTGTTACAAAAGATATTGAAAGCTTAATCCCCCACAGAAAGCCTTTTTTGTTTGTAGACGAGATTATCAGCGCTGACGAAAACGGTAGTGTGAGCGAACACGTCTTTACCCAAGACGAATTCTTTTTTAAGGGTCACTTCCCCGAATACCCTGTTGTGCCGGGGGTTATCCTTGTAGAAACAATGGCACAGGCCGGAGGAGCTGCTTTGAGTTTTCAAAAGATTTTTGAAGAAGGCTCTTTATTTTTTTTGGCTACAGTCGATAAGGTTAAATTCCGATCTCAGGTTAAGCCCGGCGACAAGGTTAGAATGGAGGTTACAAATTTACGTGTATCTCCCCGAATGATTAAACAGGCAGGAAAGGCCTATGTAGGAGACACCCTTGCCGCCGAAGCCGAATGGATGTGCCTCGTCGGCAAAGAAGCTTAA
- a CDS encoding ABC transporter ATP-binding protein, with amino-acid sequence MKKKLQKLFAVTEHGARDLVTASVWSVFSNIAYILPMFLIMFFLQGYFEGSLKTAYFYTGLIAAIAVVMYILLHVNYNTLYTVTFKECKELRIEIANRLKALPLAYFSKHDISDLSQAVMADVATLEHALSHAIPQTIGLVIYLLIIGTMMIIAHPALGLCVFAPIVVSFILLILSKKIQVRETTRDFHKQRQRSEFFQEAIELQQEIKSYGRTDTVAEKLNRNVDEAEKLHLSVEAHQAIPLNIALAALKFSVGITVFFGLKMYLAGTASLLYFIGYVIAASRIIDAVAAVEANLAEIMYIDSRVKRINELRETEVQEGSPANLQKYGIEFKDVEFSYNDGQKIIDGISFTAEQNQVTALVGPSGCGKTTVLRLASRLYDYNKGQILIDGKDIAKIDTDSLFEKISIVFQDVGLFNTSIMENIRVGNKNATDEEVKEAARLANCTEFIEALPESWNTFVGENGSRLSGGERQRLSIARAFLKNAPIIILDEISASLDVENEMKIQESLNKLIKDKTVIIISHRLKSIENADKIIVMNEGKIEAEGKHADLLQKSELYKNMIDKSTATEKWVY; translated from the coding sequence ATGAAAAAGAAATTACAAAAATTATTTGCAGTTACCGAACATGGTGCTCGGGATTTGGTTACAGCATCGGTATGGTCGGTGTTTTCTAACATCGCCTATATCCTGCCGATGTTTTTGATTATGTTTTTTTTGCAGGGCTATTTTGAAGGCTCGCTTAAAACGGCTTACTTTTATACAGGCCTTATTGCGGCCATTGCGGTGGTAATGTACATTCTTTTACATGTAAATTACAACACACTGTACACGGTAACTTTTAAAGAATGTAAGGAGCTGCGAATCGAAATTGCAAACCGCTTAAAAGCATTGCCGCTTGCATATTTTTCCAAACACGATATTTCAGATTTGTCGCAAGCCGTTATGGCGGATGTCGCAACTCTTGAACACGCATTGAGCCACGCCATTCCGCAAACAATAGGACTGGTAATTTATCTTTTAATTATCGGCACAATGATGATTATAGCCCATCCGGCCTTGGGGCTTTGTGTCTTTGCACCGATAGTAGTGAGCTTTATCCTGCTTATTTTATCAAAGAAGATTCAAGTGCGGGAAACAACAAGAGACTTCCACAAACAAAGACAGCGTTCCGAATTTTTCCAAGAAGCGATTGAGCTTCAACAGGAAATTAAAAGCTACGGCCGCACGGATACGGTTGCAGAAAAATTAAACCGCAATGTCGATGAAGCTGAAAAACTTCATCTATCGGTTGAAGCCCATCAAGCGATTCCGCTCAATATCGCACTTGCAGCACTAAAGTTTTCTGTCGGGATAACGGTCTTTTTCGGTTTAAAAATGTACTTAGCCGGAACCGCCTCTCTTCTGTACTTTATCGGCTATGTCATTGCCGCCTCGCGCATTATCGATGCAGTTGCAGCTGTCGAAGCAAACCTTGCAGAGATTATGTACATTGATTCACGCGTTAAGCGTATCAATGAGCTGCGAGAAACCGAAGTACAGGAAGGCTCTCCCGCAAACTTACAAAAATACGGCATCGAATTTAAAGATGTTGAGTTTTCTTATAATGACGGGCAAAAAATTATCGACGGCATTTCTTTTACGGCCGAACAAAATCAGGTTACAGCCCTTGTCGGTCCTTCGGGCTGCGGAAAGACAACCGTACTCCGTTTGGCCTCTCGTCTCTATGATTACAACAAGGGGCAGATTCTTATCGACGGCAAGGACATTGCAAAAATCGACACGGACAGTCTTTTTGAAAAGATTTCGATTGTGTTCCAAGACGTAGGTTTATTCAACACATCGATTATGGAAAATATCCGCGTCGGAAATAAAAATGCTACTGATGAAGAAGTAAAGGAAGCCGCCCGTCTTGCAAACTGTACCGAGTTTATCGAAGCCCTGCCCGAAAGCTGGAATACCTTTGTCGGAGAAAACGGCAGCCGTCTTTCAGGCGGAGAACGCCAGCGTCTTTCGATTGCCCGCGCCTTCTTAAAAAACGCCCCCATCATTATCTTGGACGAAATCAGTGCGTCGCTTGATGTCGAAAACGAAATGAAAATTCAGGAAAGCTTAAATAAACTTATCAAGGATAAAACAGTTATCATCATTTCGCACAGATTAAAGTCCATCGAAAATGCAGATAAAATTATTGTCATGAACGAAGGCAAAATAGAAGCGGAAGGCAAACACGCGGATCTTTTGCAAAAATCCGAATTGTACAAAAACATGATTGATAAGTCTACAGCCACGGAAAAATGGGTGTATTAG
- a CDS encoding UDP-N-acetylmuramoyl-L-alanyl-D-glutamate--2,6-diaminopimelate ligase — protein sequence MNYVLYQYYLIIFILSIILFNMEYTKSIAECIKAIEVVNCFGNDKSLINSVEYDSRKVRAYSYDDKTGLKKGAAFFALPGIHTDGKKFINSAIENGAVCIFYEGDLNNHSCDEICFVQVNDVRKTMSKVSALLYDEPSRTLGVIGVTGTEGKSSTVSFIFQLLNLCGKKAGFFSTVEYSIDGNVIPNPEHQTTPESNVVQLRLAQMRDSGCSYAVVEASSHGLSPKTARLEDVIFDAGVFMNVTQEHLEFHGTIEQYRYDKANLFRALDKNPGKGFPIFGIVNYEDPSAPYFMEATQKNVYPFSTELKDLKKIEEYKGLFAKDIEESSSGIKFTLCDFSSRKEYGCELKLAGIFNVKNILASVLAVQRITGLDIACIIEKLPLVKPVKGRMMLIDEGQDFEVLIDYAHTPSSFMTIFPSIKERIKKSGGKVISLFGSGGERDVKKRPEQGRIAALYSDIVILADEDPRGEDSVELLEMIAAGCPEKKRGEELFIIPDRPSAIKKAFSLAGKNDAVLLLGKGHENSIIFKDRTMPYDEETTARKLLIGADCTNP from the coding sequence ATGAATTATGTCTTATATCAATATTACTTGATAATTTTTATTTTATCAATTATACTTTTTAATATGGAATACACAAAATCGATTGCGGAATGCATCAAAGCTATTGAAGTTGTAAATTGTTTTGGAAACGATAAATCTCTTATCAATTCTGTAGAGTATGATTCACGTAAGGTTAGGGCTTACAGTTATGACGATAAGACGGGCTTAAAAAAAGGAGCCGCCTTTTTTGCTCTTCCCGGGATTCATACCGACGGAAAAAAATTTATAAATTCTGCAATCGAAAACGGAGCCGTCTGTATTTTTTATGAGGGAGATTTAAATAATCATTCTTGTGATGAAATTTGTTTTGTTCAGGTGAACGATGTGCGCAAAACCATGTCCAAGGTTTCTGCCCTTCTTTATGATGAACCGTCAAGGACACTAGGCGTAATAGGTGTTACCGGAACCGAAGGGAAGAGCAGCACTGTTTCTTTTATCTTTCAGCTTTTAAACCTTTGCGGAAAAAAGGCAGGCTTTTTTTCTACCGTAGAATACTCCATAGACGGGAACGTAATTCCGAACCCGGAACATCAGACTACTCCCGAATCTAATGTCGTTCAGCTGCGTCTGGCTCAAATGAGGGATTCAGGCTGCAGCTATGCCGTAGTTGAAGCCTCGTCGCACGGTCTTTCCCCGAAGACTGCCCGTCTTGAAGATGTGATTTTTGATGCAGGTGTTTTTATGAACGTAACTCAGGAACACTTGGAATTTCACGGAACCATCGAGCAGTACCGATATGATAAGGCCAATCTTTTTAGGGCTTTGGATAAAAATCCGGGAAAAGGATTTCCCATATTCGGAATAGTAAACTATGAAGATCCGTCCGCCCCTTATTTTATGGAAGCAACTCAAAAAAATGTCTACCCTTTTAGCACCGAGCTTAAAGACCTAAAAAAAATTGAAGAATATAAAGGTCTTTTTGCAAAGGATATTGAAGAGTCTTCAAGCGGAATTAAATTTACGCTTTGCGATTTTTCTTCTAGAAAAGAATACGGGTGCGAATTAAAACTTGCAGGAATCTTTAATGTAAAAAATATTCTCGCCTCGGTCTTGGCAGTACAAAGAATTACGGGCCTTGATATCGCGTGCATAATCGAAAAACTTCCTCTTGTAAAACCCGTAAAGGGAAGAATGATGCTGATAGATGAGGGGCAGGATTTTGAGGTGCTTATCGATTATGCTCACACGCCTTCTTCCTTTATGACAATTTTTCCTTCAATAAAAGAACGCATAAAAAAATCGGGAGGAAAGGTCATAAGTCTTTTCGGTTCAGGCGGAGAAAGAGACGTAAAAAAGAGGCCGGAGCAGGGAAGGATTGCAGCCCTATATTCCGATATTGTAATTCTTGCAGACGAAGATCCGCGCGGCGAGGACTCCGTTGAACTTTTGGAAATGATAGCCGCAGGCTGTCCCGAAAAAAAACGCGGAGAAGAACTCTTTATAATCCCCGACCGCCCCTCTGCAATCAAAAAAGCCTTCAGTCTTGCAGGTAAAAACGATGCAGTCCTCCTTTTGGGAAAGGGTCATGAAAACTCCATCATCTTTAAAGATAGAACCATGCCCTACGATGAAGAAACCACGGCAAGAAAATTATTAATCGGCGCAGACTGTACAAATCCGTAA
- a CDS encoding ABC transporter ATP-binding protein — MDTYKRLLKYTPEKKHCVYISIICSALGVACQMGAFWYLWKFLYAFLVTKSVTDGSFYATVIVALMLGYSVVYFASLWASHVLGFRLESNLRKEAIKHLMNASFAFFDVNNSGKIRKIIDDNAQETHMIVAHLIPDNVAALLTPILMFVIVFMVDIKLGILLSIIAIIGGVQMMFMMGNKNFMQKYMAALERMNSEAVEYVRGMQVVKIFNSTVESFKSFYTAIIDYSDLAYKYTLSCRSPYVMFQVLFNLFAAFTIPAAIYYMNKGADGNLIIAKIVFYVCFTGILFASFMRVMYVGMYNFQAKSVVDKLENLFTEMSKDNITHGTEEKFDNFGIEFKNVSFGYNEEKILKNVSFKLEPNKTYALVGSSGGGKSTIAKLISGFYRINEGEILIGGKDIASYSKNALMKNIAFVFQTSKLFKTSIFENVKMGNKNASDEDVMNALRLARCEDILDKFKDREHTLIGSKGVHLSGGEIQRVAIARAILKNADIIILDEASAAADPENEYEIQQAFSNLMKNKTVIMIAHRLSSIKNVDEILVVEDGNIIERGSDKELMEKDGKYSKLQKLYSHANEWRV; from the coding sequence GTGGACACATACAAAAGATTATTGAAATATACGCCGGAAAAAAAACACTGCGTGTATATTTCCATTATTTGCTCCGCTTTAGGCGTTGCTTGCCAAATGGGAGCATTTTGGTACTTATGGAAGTTTTTGTACGCCTTTTTGGTTACAAAAAGCGTTACGGACGGATCGTTTTATGCAACGGTGATTGTCGCTCTTATGCTCGGATACTCGGTTGTGTATTTCGCGTCCCTATGGGCATCGCATGTGCTGGGTTTCCGTCTTGAATCGAATTTACGAAAGGAGGCAATCAAACATTTGATGAATGCATCCTTTGCTTTTTTCGATGTAAACAATTCGGGAAAGATTCGCAAAATCATTGACGACAACGCGCAGGAAACGCACATGATTGTCGCTCACCTTATTCCCGACAATGTAGCCGCCCTTCTTACTCCGATTTTAATGTTCGTCATTGTTTTTATGGTAGACATAAAACTAGGTATCTTGCTTAGCATTATCGCGATAATCGGCGGTGTGCAGATGATGTTTATGATGGGCAATAAGAACTTTATGCAGAAATACATGGCAGCCTTGGAAAGGATGAACAGCGAAGCGGTGGAGTACGTACGCGGTATGCAGGTTGTAAAAATCTTTAATAGCACGGTAGAATCCTTCAAATCGTTTTACACGGCAATTATCGACTATTCCGATTTGGCATACAAGTACACGCTCAGCTGCCGAAGCCCTTATGTTATGTTTCAAGTGCTGTTCAATTTGTTTGCCGCCTTTACAATCCCTGCAGCAATTTATTATATGAATAAGGGTGCGGACGGAAATCTCATCATCGCAAAAATAGTATTTTATGTATGTTTTACAGGAATTCTCTTTGCTTCTTTTATGCGTGTTATGTATGTCGGCATGTACAACTTTCAGGCAAAGAGCGTTGTAGACAAACTGGAAAATCTTTTTACCGAAATGAGCAAGGATAACATAACCCACGGAACTGAAGAAAAATTCGACAACTTCGGTATTGAATTTAAAAATGTTTCGTTCGGTTACAATGAAGAAAAGATTTTGAAAAACGTGAGCTTTAAACTTGAACCGAATAAAACCTATGCACTCGTAGGATCATCGGGCGGAGGAAAGAGTACAATAGCAAAACTTATCTCAGGTTTTTATAGAATAAATGAAGGCGAAATTCTAATCGGCGGAAAAGATATTGCCTCGTACTCCAAAAACGCCTTAATGAAAAACATAGCTTTTGTTTTTCAAACATCTAAACTTTTTAAAACAAGTATTTTTGAAAACGTTAAAATGGGAAATAAAAACGCAAGCGACGAAGATGTCATGAACGCACTCCGCCTTGCCAGATGTGAAGACATCTTGGATAAGTTTAAAGATAGAGAACATACTTTAATCGGTTCTAAAGGCGTACACTTATCCGGCGGAGAAATTCAACGTGTTGCAATCGCCAGAGCCATTTTAAAAAATGCCGACATCATAATCTTGGACGAAGCTTCAGCCGCCGCCGACCCCGAAAACGAATACGAAATTCAGCAGGCCTTTTCCAATCTGATGAAAAACAAAACGGTAATCATGATTGCTCACCGCTTAAGCTCGATTAAAAATGTCGATGAAATTTTGGTTGTCGAAGACGGAAACATAATCGAACGCGGCAGCGACAAAGAGCTTATGGAAAAAGACGGAAAGTACAGCAAGCTGCAGAAACTGTATTCGCATGCGAACGAGTGGAGAGTGTAA
- a CDS encoding M20 family metallopeptidase gives MSNDFILKNVSNLEEYLISTRRYLHENPEVSHKEYQTSTFLKQEIKKLEFEIIETPGTGFIAILDTGKEGKTVALRTDIDALPIQENVMNLRKKKVSVSKNDGAMHACAHDGHMAIILAAAKILNEMKDLLAGKIIFMFEESEEAGGGAEQLIEILKNYKIDAIYGNHLVSFIEAGKISVDAGPVMAGAILVDFKVIGKGGHGSRPDLSISPIFGSANVLTALASAWSNQIDVTKTVTLGLGSINGGTVFNVIPDEVKITGSLRFYDSEEGEKAINIMKTTSKHAAMSQNCSVEFTEGANQIAVHPVINDIKLSKIARDGINEILPGVLTQGVKWFASESFSKYNCLAPIVFAFVGIKNLEEGMGAEHHNEFFDMDEKALYYGTAAQVKFVYDYLRG, from the coding sequence ATGTCAAATGATTTTATTCTGAAAAATGTATCTAATCTTGAAGAATATCTAATCTCCACTCGAAGGTATCTTCACGAAAATCCGGAAGTCTCGCATAAGGAATATCAAACTTCAACTTTTTTAAAACAAGAAATTAAAAAACTTGAATTTGAGATTATAGAGACTCCTGGTACGGGATTTATCGCAATTTTAGATACGGGAAAAGAAGGCAAGACTGTTGCATTAAGAACAGATATTGACGCTCTACCAATTCAGGAAAATGTTATGAATTTAAGAAAGAAAAAAGTTAGTGTTTCAAAAAATGATGGGGCTATGCATGCGTGTGCTCATGATGGTCATATGGCTATAATATTAGCAGCCGCAAAAATTCTTAACGAAATGAAGGATTTACTAGCCGGAAAAATAATCTTTATGTTTGAAGAAAGTGAAGAAGCAGGAGGAGGAGCTGAACAACTCATTGAAATTTTAAAAAATTATAAAATTGATGCAATTTACGGAAATCATCTAGTTTCATTTATAGAAGCGGGGAAAATTTCTGTTGATGCAGGGCCGGTAATGGCAGGTGCAATATTGGTAGACTTTAAAGTTATAGGCAAAGGAGGACATGGATCAAGACCGGATTTGTCAATTAGTCCTATTTTCGGGTCTGCAAATGTTTTAACAGCGTTGGCATCCGCTTGGTCAAACCAAATTGATGTGACTAAAACAGTTACACTTGGATTGGGTTCGATAAATGGAGGAACAGTATTTAATGTGATTCCGGACGAAGTTAAAATTACAGGATCGTTAAGATTTTACGATTCTGAAGAAGGGGAAAAAGCGATTAACATTATGAAAACCACTTCAAAACATGCGGCAATGTCACAAAACTGTTCAGTAGAGTTTACAGAAGGAGCCAATCAAATAGCAGTCCATCCGGTGATTAATGATATTAAATTATCTAAAATCGCCAGAGACGGCATCAATGAAATTCTACCTGGCGTTTTAACACAGGGAGTGAAATGGTTTGCATCAGAGTCTTTTTCTAAATATAATTGTTTAGCTCCGATTGTCTTTGCCTTTGTCGGTATAAAAAATTTAGAAGAGGGGATGGGAGCAGAGCATCATAATGAATTTTTTGACATGGACGAAAAAGCGTTATATTATGGAACGGCTGCTCAAGTAAAATTTGTTTATGATTATTTAAGAGGGTAA
- a CDS encoding STAS-like domain-containing protein, whose translation MKFTKEIEKTIKTFIIEQVSSHKNDIVTFTMKHFGISKPTTAKFLNQLVSEGIIEMKRKGRYPDYSLVTKKYFFVYKLKDKLEEDVILRKDILPLLSGLQENVQRIVQYCFTEMVNNVIDHSNADTMNVEVDLNALNIEIFVIDNGVGIFNKIQKDLGLEDPKHSILELAKGKFTSDPERHSGEGIFFTSRLCDEFTILSDNLFFSGHHENDWLLENPDSIPVSGTVVSMLIEKKSNLNISDIFNEYADPDKQPGFYKTRIPVKLMQYEGALLLSRSQAKRLITRFDKFLEVILDFQGVSEIGQAFADEVFRVFRNAHPDVHLKPINCVPAVQRMIAYISADYFQNVYNSDSADINRLN comes from the coding sequence ATGAAGTTTACTAAAGAGATAGAAAAAACTATAAAAACTTTTATAATAGAGCAAGTGTCTTCTCATAAAAACGATATTGTTACTTTTACAATGAAGCATTTCGGTATATCAAAACCGACAACAGCAAAATTTTTAAATCAGCTTGTTTCAGAAGGTATTATTGAAATGAAAAGAAAAGGCCGTTATCCTGATTATTCATTGGTTACAAAAAAATATTTTTTTGTATATAAACTTAAAGATAAGCTTGAAGAAGATGTAATTTTGCGAAAAGATATTTTGCCGCTTTTATCCGGCCTACAAGAAAATGTTCAACGGATTGTTCAATACTGCTTTACCGAAATGGTGAACAATGTTATTGATCACTCAAATGCAGACACAATGAATGTTGAAGTAGACTTAAATGCTTTAAATATTGAAATATTTGTTATAGATAACGGAGTCGGTATATTTAATAAAATTCAAAAAGACCTCGGTCTTGAAGATCCGAAACATTCGATTTTGGAACTTGCAAAGGGGAAATTCACATCGGATCCTGAAAGACACAGCGGTGAAGGAATTTTTTTTACTTCCCGTTTGTGTGATGAATTCACTATCTTGTCTGACAACTTATTTTTTAGTGGTCATCATGAAAATGACTGGCTGCTTGAAAATCCTGATTCCATACCCGTCTCGGGAACTGTGGTTTCGATGTTAATAGAAAAAAAATCTAATTTAAATATTTCAGATATTTTTAATGAGTATGCAGACCCGGATAAACAGCCCGGTTTTTATAAGACCCGTATACCTGTAAAACTTATGCAATATGAAGGAGCTCTACTTCTCTCCCGCTCACAGGCAAAGAGACTCATCACACGCTTTGATAAATTTTTGGAAGTTATTTTAGATTTTCAAGGAGTAAGCGAAATAGGGCAAGCATTTGCAGATGAAGTATTTAGAGTATTTAGAAATGCTCACCCCGATGTTCATTTAAAACCGATAAATTGTGTTCCTGCAGTACAGCGTATGATTGCATATATATCCGCCGATTATTTTCAAAATGTATATAATTCGGATTCAGCGGATATTAACCGATTAAACTAA
- a CDS encoding TetR/AcrR family transcriptional regulator: MKNMDNNTEKIFADKDELNTRTKILHAAKQEFLNKEFADTNVRAIAEKAGVTTGALYNLFDNKDGIFEALVSGVFDEFLDIVAHRDVFDAENFGMKTSDLSAIIELSQRRFLKMVDFFYDNWDAMKLIVCCSKGSSYEHIFDKAIDLIDRKTLQWLKQDGVKLSRRIRFFIHVMVTISFENLKEIFYHNLKKTEAVDYVLDFNVYHCAGWKQYWMEQVKGNG, from the coding sequence ATGAAAAATATGGATAACAATACGGAAAAGATATTCGCCGATAAGGATGAGCTAAACACACGGACAAAAATTTTGCATGCGGCAAAGCAGGAATTTTTGAACAAGGAGTTTGCAGATACTAACGTGCGCGCCATCGCCGAAAAGGCAGGGGTTACGACAGGGGCGCTATATAACCTTTTTGATAACAAAGACGGCATATTCGAAGCTCTTGTGAGCGGCGTGTTCGACGAATTCTTAGACATAGTAGCGCATCGCGATGTATTCGACGCTGAAAATTTCGGTATGAAAACAAGCGATCTTTCAGCAATTATCGAACTATCGCAACGCCGGTTCTTAAAAATGGTGGATTTTTTTTACGATAATTGGGATGCGATGAAACTGATTGTCTGTTGTTCGAAGGGAAGCTCCTATGAGCACATTTTTGATAAAGCAATCGATTTAATCGACCGTAAAACACTTCAATGGCTGAAACAAGACGGCGTTAAACTGTCGCGTCGCATACGGTTTTTTATTCACGTCATGGTAACGATCAGCTTTGAAAATTTAAAAGAGATTTTTTATCATAACTTAAAAAAAACAGAAGCAGTGGATTATGTGCTCGATTTTAACGTATACCATTGCGCCGGCTGGAAACAATATTGGATGGAACAAGTAAAGGGTAATGGATAA
- a CDS encoding YfcC family protein, with translation MTEKNKKKLKLPHLFFIMIGLIVIMSCLTYIIPAGKFYKDADGNIDASNFQFLETQQPVSLIKSMFMFMKGLVNSGLVVWVVMISGANMAVILETKSIDNFLNWATYKLEKQSIKVLIPVLYFLILYIAGFAGTDALIAVVPIGVIFAKKLKLDPISGLAATFFPSMIGFGMGPTLKVLIPQTMLGVESFSGFGLRFIMMNLFGIIGLMFTMSYVRKIEKDPNNSILGTDWLQEINSDEQFAKIELPVRSVIVLILTILQYIALVVYSLTVGTNIYEFLIGFFIVTSIIIGFIGGLSADQLGNSFAKGLGAMAFITFVIGLASTMQMIMVEGKILDTIVYFITKPLMNLNRGMSVIGITSVITILNPIVPSATAKAAVLMPILEPIAKTLGITSQVAVQAFLFGDAFTNMISPALGWTMGALTIAKVSYDKWFKWVIKPVIALILLSFVSVFLLDLISWTGM, from the coding sequence ATGACTGAAAAAAATAAAAAAAAATTAAAACTACCGCATTTATTCTTTATCATGATCGGTTTGATTGTAATCATGTCTTGTTTGACATATATTATCCCTGCAGGAAAATTTTATAAAGATGCAGACGGTAATATAGATGCCAGTAATTTCCAATTTTTGGAAACACAACAACCTGTTAGTTTAATCAAATCTATGTTTATGTTTATGAAGGGATTGGTAAATTCAGGTTTAGTGGTTTGGGTTGTTATGATCAGCGGAGCAAATATGGCTGTAATTTTAGAAACAAAATCTATAGATAATTTTCTAAATTGGGCCACTTATAAACTGGAAAAACAAAGTATCAAGGTATTAATTCCCGTCTTGTATTTTTTAATATTATATATTGCCGGATTTGCCGGAACGGATGCCTTGATAGCAGTGGTCCCTATAGGTGTTATTTTTGCTAAAAAGCTAAAATTGGATCCCATCAGCGGATTAGCAGCCACTTTTTTCCCATCGATGATCGGGTTCGGTATGGGGCCGACTCTTAAAGTACTGATTCCCCAAACTATGTTAGGAGTGGAATCTTTTTCAGGTTTTGGGCTTCGATTTATTATGATGAATCTTTTCGGAATTATCGGTCTAATGTTTACAATGAGTTATGTTAGAAAAATAGAAAAAGATCCGAATAATTCTATATTAGGAACAGATTGGCTTCAAGAAATTAATAGTGACGAGCAGTTTGCAAAAATCGAACTTCCTGTTAGATCTGTAATAGTTTTGATTTTAACAATTCTACAGTATATTGCTTTGGTAGTATACTCTTTAACAGTTGGGACGAATATCTATGAATTTTTAATCGGTTTTTTTATAGTAACTTCCATAATAATCGGCTTCATAGGAGGTTTGTCGGCTGATCAATTAGGTAACTCTTTTGCTAAAGGTTTGGGAGCGATGGCATTTATTACATTTGTTATTGGGCTTGCTTCTACAATGCAAATGATTATGGTAGAAGGAAAAATATTGGACACAATTGTATATTTTATAACAAAACCACTGATGAACTTAAATAGAGGTATGTCAGTAATTGGAATTACATCAGTTATTACAATATTAAATCCGATAGTGCCTTCTGCTACAGCGAAAGCTGCTGTACTAATGCCGATTTTGGAACCAATTGCCAAAACTTTAGGAATAACATCACAAGTTGCAGTGCAAGCCTTCCTATTTGGTGATGCTTTTACAAATATGATTTCACCGGCTCTGGGTTGGACGATGGGAGCTTTGACAATAGCCAAAGTTTCTTATGATAAATGGTTTAAATGGGTAATTAAACCGGTAATAGCCTTAATTCTATTGTCTTTTGTATCTGTATTTTTACTGGACTTAATAAGCTGGACAGGAATGTAA
- a CDS encoding YegP family protein, translating into MAGKFEIYKDKSNKFRFRLKAGNGEVIAVGEAYESKAGCLSGIESVRKNAPDAAVVEV; encoded by the coding sequence ATGGCAGGAAAATTTGAAATTTACAAAGACAAATCAAACAAATTCCGCTTTAGATTAAAAGCAGGAAACGGTGAAGTAATTGCTGTAGGTGAAGCTTATGAATCAAAAGCCGGTTGTTTAAGCGGCATAGAATCCGTGCGCAAAAATGCACCTGATGCTGCAGTTGTTGAAGTTTAA
- a CDS encoding CAP domain-containing protein, whose protein sequence is MKNKLFALWLFAIFILLSSCENLFLGKPKNVHIVNEILTELNRVRSDPKKYAEEELKPRLKYFDGKLYKVPGQIPLQTNEGAPAVQECIDVLINTNPMETLALENGLCLAAQWLADDQANTGKIGHNGSDGSSPFDRMNRYGKWLIKAGKNCAYGTKTGKEIVAQLLIDDGVMNRGHRKNILNPIFKKVGIGYNDEGKAPYGAVSVMDFAGGYVSK, encoded by the coding sequence ATGAAAAACAAGTTATTTGCACTTTGGCTCTTTGCAATCTTTATTTTGTTAAGTTCATGTGAAAATCTTTTTTTAGGTAAACCCAAAAATGTACATATTGTAAATGAAATTCTAACTGAACTTAACAGAGTGAGAAGTGACCCTAAAAAATATGCAGAAGAGGAGCTTAAGCCCCGACTGAAATATTTTGACGGAAAACTATATAAAGTTCCGGGACAAATTCCTTTACAAACAAATGAGGGGGCACCGGCAGTACAAGAATGTATTGATGTTTTGATAAATACAAACCCCATGGAAACTTTAGCGCTTGAAAACGGCCTGTGTCTTGCTGCCCAGTGGCTTGCCGATGACCAGGCTAATACGGGAAAAATAGGTCATAACGGCAGCGATGGGTCTTCTCCGTTTGACCGTATGAACCGTTATGGAAAGTGGCTTATAAAGGCAGGTAAAAACTGTGCATACGGCACTAAAACAGGGAAAGAAATTGTAGCACAGCTTTTAATCGACGATGGAGTTATGAACCGTGGACACCGCAAAAATATTCTCAACCCGATATTTAAGAAGGTAGGTATCGGTTATAACGATGAGGGTAAAGCCCCCTACGGTGCCGTAAGCGTTATGGACTTTGCAGGGGGCTATGTTTCAAAATAG